The window CGCGGAGCGCGTGCAGAGTTACCTGCTGCAGCTCGAATCGCTGTATAACCTGCACGAAGGCGACAAAGAGAAAACCGCCCTGCTGAAAGCGCTGTTCGATTACGGCAAAGAGTTGGTGGGATAAAACCCGCAGCAAGCAGAAAAGGAAAAGGCCGCGAAAGCGGCCTTTTTTGTGGCTGAGGAGACGGCTCGCGCTTAGGCGGCGTCTTCGCTCGCTTGCGGCACCGGCAGACGGAAGCTGCGGGTGACGAAGGCCAGGTAGATCAGGCCGATGGCCGCCCAGACCAGGCCCAGCGTCATCGAGCTGGCTTCCAGGTTGATCCACAGCGCGCCGACGGTCAGTGCGCCCATCACCGGCAAGATCAGGTAGTTGAACGTGTCCTTCACGGTGCGGTTCATCTTGTCGCGAATATAGAACTGCGAGATCACCGACAGGTTGACGAAGGTGAAGGCCACCAGCGCACCGAAGTTGATCAGCGCAGTCGCGGTCACCAGATCAAACGACACTGCGGACAGCGCGATGGCGCCAACCAGCAGCACGTTCAGCGCCGGGGTACGCCACTTCGGATGCACATAGCCGAAGAAGCGAGTCGGGAACACGCCGTCGCGGCCCATCACGTACATCAGACGCGAAACGCCCGCGTGCGCCGCCATGCCTGACGCCAATACCGTCACGCAGGAGAACACCAGGATCACCGACTGGAAGAACTTGCCCGCCACGTACAGCATGATTTCAGGCTGCGACGCGTCAGGATCCTTGAAGCGCGAGATGTCCGGGAAATACAGCTGCACGAAGTAAGACACCACGATAAAGATGATGCCGCCGATCAGCGCCGTCAGGAAGATGGCTTTCGGGATCACTTTCTCTGCGTCTTTGGTTTCTTCGGACAGCGAGCTGATGCCGTCGAAGCCCAGGAACGAGAAGCACAGGATGGTCGCGCCGGTAATCATCGGCACCACGTGAGCGTTATCGGACCAGAACGGGCGGCTGCTGACCAGCGTACCGGCGCCTTCGCCGTGGTAAACGCCGTTGATCACCAGGCCCAGGAACACGATCATGATCGCCACCTGCACCACCACGATGATGGAGTTCAGGTTAGCCACCAGCTTGATGCCGCGCAGGTTGAAAATCGTCATCAACCCGACCAGCACCGCCACGAAGATCCAGGACGGGACGCCCGGGAAGATCGCTTCCAGGTAAATCTTGGCCAGCAAAATGTTGATCATCGGCATGAACAGGTAGTCCAGCAGCGATGACCAGCCCACCATAAAGCCGACGTGCGGACTGATGGCTTTCTGGGCGTAGGTGTAGGCGGAACCGGCGGAAGGGAACTTCTTCACCAGCTTGCCGTAGCTCAGGGCGGTAAACAGGATCGCCAGCAGAGCGAAGGCGTACGCGGTCGCGACGTGACCATCGGTCAGGCCGGATACGATGCCGAAGGTATCGAAGATGGTCATTGGCTGCAGATAAGCCAGACCCATCATCACTACCGGAACCAATGTCAGGGTTTTACGCAGCTGAGTGCGCTGAGCCGGAGCGGCGTTAAGGGTGTTATCGGACATTGTTCAGCCCCCCCTTACCTTGAGCCTTGCGGATGGCGGACACGCCAAGACTTAAGGTTGCGGGGAAACTTCGCAACGAGCGACTTAATTCTAAAAGAAGGGGATTGTAAGCTGGATAACGGGTCGAGGTAACCTCGGCTGCTCCATAGTCGCTGCGGCCACAGCGGAAACCGGCGGGCACCGGCGCTAAAGTGAAAAATTGCCCCATCTTTCTAATCCTCATGAGTCACGACCATAAAGTTTTGTTTGATCGTGCACGAAACTATTTATCTATCCGGATCGGTGTCCGGCCTCGCTTGGTGTATGAAACGCTACGTTGGTAAAACTAAATGCAAAAAAAATAACCGACGCTTTCAAAACGTCGGCTATCTGCATTTGAGATATTTTGCACCAGAATGCCTCCGGATGACAAGATCCGGAAGCCCTCAAATACAAATTCTTTTTGTCGATCGAACGGAAAAACAGCCCGGCAGGCGAATTAATCCGCTACCGGCAGGCCGGTCGCCCGCACATACTTCTTACTTTATACGCCCATTCAGGCATTTTTCAACATCCAGTCGATCTCGGTTTCCGTCACCCGCCGTTCAAACTGCAGCAATTCGTCCGTCTTGCAGGCGTGATACACCTGGGTGAAACGCTCGCCCAGATAGTGGGTCAACGCGTGCTGATGTTCAAACTCGTACAGCGCATCGCTCTGGCGGATCGGCAGCGGCAGCCCCTCCTGCTCCAGCCCGTTGCCGGTCACCGGCTCAGGCAACGGCAGCGCGTTGTCCAACCCGTACAGCATGCCGGCCAGGATCGCCGCCATCACCAGATACGGATTGGCGTCGGCGCCGGCCACGCGGTACTCCACCCGATGATTCTCCGGTTCGCCGCAGGGGATGCGCAGCGCCACGGTGCGATTGTTGTGGCCCCAGGCTGCCTGGATCGGCACATACATCCCCGGCTGGAAACGCCGATAGGCATTGACGTTCGGCGCCAGCAGCGCCATCGACGCCGGCATCAGGGTGATCATTCCGGCCAGCGCCTGTTTCAGCAACGGTGAATCCTCGCCTTCGCCGTCGGCGAACAGGTTGTTGCCCGCCCCGTCCTGCATGCTGACATGCACGTGCATGCCGCTGCCGGCGTAATCCTCATAGGGTTTGGCCATAAAGGTGGCGTGCATACCGTGGTTCTCGGCCACCAGCCGCACCAGCCGCTTCAGCGCCAGCGCGTGATCGCAGGCCAGCAAAATATCGTCGGTATGACGCAGATTGACCTCGAACTGTCCCGGCGACGCCTCCGCCACTGCGCCGTCCGCCGGCAGCCCCTGCAGCTTCGCCAGCGCGTCGATATCGTTCAGCACCTCAGCGAAATGGTTCAGGTTATCGACGGAATACACCTGGCTTTGGGTGTTGCGCTCCTGGGTACCGGGCGCACACGGCGGCTGCAAATCGCCTTCCGCGTCGCGCAGCCTATCGATGAGATAAAACTCCAGCTCTACCGCTGCCACCGGGAACAAGCCGCGCTGTCGCAGCGCCTGCCACACGCGGTTCAGCACATTACGGGGTTCAACGTCAAAGGGAGTGCCATCTTCATCCAGCATGGTCAGCAACACCTGGCCGATATGCTCCGGATCGGCGGCCGACGGCGTCAGCGAGCCGGGCACCGGCAGACAAATGCGATCAGGCTCGCCGAGCTCCTGCCCAAGACCGGTCTCCTCCACCACGTTGCCGAGGATGTCCATGGCGAACACCGACGCGGGGAAGTAGCTGCCTTTTTCCAGTTTTTTCAACCCTGAGACGGGTATGCGCTTGCCGCGGAAGGAACCATTGAGATCGGTGAGAAGGATATCGACATACTGCGTGGCGGGATGGCGTTCCAAATAATGAGCAACCTCATTTTGGAACGCGCTACTTCGCCTCTCTTCATGATGCTGTGCAAAATGTTCAACTGCTGCGCTATTGGTTTGCATACGTCACCCGCCATTATGCTCTTAAGGCGCGTTAGCGCCCGTCCGCCGTTCGATTCAACACATGATTGGATTTCTCGCCAGGTCGCGCCGCTGCCGGGCGCTCAAAATAACATCCACAATATGAAACATAGTATTAACAGAATGGGTTTGCAAATGTTACAATCCTGTTTGATTATTCATCACCGACTGCTAAATTGATAAAATATTGACCGAAAAGGCCTTGCTGCCATTTTTACGTCAACTATTTCGTCCAACGCACCGAGAGTGAATATGGGCAATATATTTTCCAAACCCACCCTAACTACCGATATCATGCAGCATCGTTATCGACCAGACAGGCACCCGATAGCGATCTTCATTTCTACCTGTCGCCCTTACCAGAAGGAAGTACCGCTATGAGCGAAGCCAGCTTGGCACCGGGCAAACGCCTGTCACAGATCCGTCAGCAATTGGGTTTGTCGCAGCGCCGGGTCGCCGAACTGTCCGGGTTAACCCACAGTGCGATCAGCACCATCGAACAGGACAAGGTCAGCCCGGCCATCAGCACGCTGCAAAAGCTGCTGAAGGTGTATGGCCTGTCGCTGTCTGAATTCTTTGCCGAACCGGAGGCCGTCGACGAACCGCGCGTGGTGATCGACGCCGAAGATCTGATTGAGATCGGCAGCCAGGGGGTGTCGATGAAGCTGGTGCACAACGGCAGCCCGACGCGCAACCTGGCGATGATGCTGGAAACTTACCAGCCCGGCACCACCACCGGCGAAAAGATCAAGCATCAGGGCGAAGAGATCGGCACCCTGCTGGAGGGCGAGATCGTGCTGACCATCAACGGCCAGAGCTATTGCCTGACCGCCGGTCAGAGTTACGCCATCAACACCGGCATTCCGCACAGCTTCAGCAATACGTCGGCGCGCATTTGCCGCATCGTCAGCGCACACACCCCTACCACCTTCTGACCGCTTCTCGCACCGGCGCAGCCTGACGCGGGTTGCGCCCCTGCCTCTCCACGTTTTTCATCGCCGTTATGCCATTTTGTTGGTTGCCAACGGCGCAATCTGTGTTACAACAGAGCAAAACAGCCATCTAAACATCTAAACGGCCTTACTACCCTATGTCAACCGCAACGCCTTCACGCCTCGAGATGCGCAATATCTCGATCGCCTTCGCCGGCTTCAACGCGCTGCAGGACGTGGACTTCACGCTGCAGGGCGGATCAATCCATGCGCTGGTCGGCGCCAACGGCGCGGGCAAGTCGACGCTGATGGCGATCCTCTCCGGCGCCCACGATCATTATCGCGGCGAGATCCTGATCGACGGCCAGCCGGTGGCGATCCACTCCCCGCTGCAGGCGCGCCGTCACGGTATTCACGTGGTGCAGCAAGAGGTCGACGTCGCGCTGATCCCCACGCTGTCGGTAGCGGAAAACATCATGCTCGACTGGCTGAACGAGCCGGGCCACTGGCTGAACTGGGCGGAGCTGCACCGCCACGCCGCGCAGCTGCTGCAGCAATGGGCGCTGCCGCTCAACCCGCGCAGACGCCTGGCGGACTGCACGCTGGCGGAAAAACAGCAGGTGCTGCTGGCGCGCGCGCTGTCGCACCGCTGCCGTTTTCTGGTGCTCGACGAGCCGACCGCGCCGCTCGATCGCGCCGAGAGCGAGCGCCTGTTTAACGTGGTGCGCCGCCTGCAATCCGAAGGCATCGGCATCGTGTTTATTTCCCACCGCATCCACGAACTGAGCGACATTTGCGATCGGCTGACGGTGCTGCGCGACGGCCGGCGCGTCAGCGAAGACGCCATGCGCGGGCTGAACGGCGAACAGGTCGTCGAGAAGATGCTCGGCCATCGGCTGGACGACATTTTCCCGCCGCCGCGCCCGCCGCACCCAGAGCGAACGCTGCTGCAGGTGGAGGGCTTGCGCGATCGCCATAAGCTGCGCGACGTTTCGCTGCGGTTGCATGAGGGCGAGATCCTCGGCATCGCCGGGCTGGCCGGGGCGGGCAAAACCGAACTGTGCAAGGCATTGTTCGGCGCCGGCGCCGTGCAGCTCGAGCGCGGCGAACTGCGCGGGCAGCCCTGGGCGCCACGCGCGCCGCACCTGTCGGTCGAACAAGGATTGGCGCTGGTGCCGGAAGAACGCCGCAAAGAAGGCATTTTCATCGACGAGGCGATCCCGATGAACCTGAGCGTCAGCGCCGACGACAGCTTTTCGCGCTGGAGCCTGTTCAACCGGCGGCAAGAACTGCGCTGGGCGCGCGAGATCATGCAGCGTCTGAACATTCGCGCCTCCGGCCCGCAACAGCGGCTGGCGCGCCTGTCAGGCGGCAATCAGCAAAAAGTGGCGATCGGCAAATGGCTGCGCGGCGACGCCGAGGTGCTGATCTTCGATGAGCCGACCAAGGGCGTGGACATCAAGGCCAAACAGGAGCTGTTCAGCCTGATCGACGGCCTGGCCCGCGCCGGGAAAGGCGTGATTTACGCCTCCGGCGAGTTCGCCGAGCTGATTGGCCTGTGCGATCGCATCTGCGTGCTGTGGGACGGCCGC of the Serratia marcescens subsp. marcescens ATCC 13880 genome contains:
- a CDS encoding APC family permease, whose product is MSDNTLNAAPAQRTQLRKTLTLVPVVMMGLAYLQPMTIFDTFGIVSGLTDGHVATAYAFALLAILFTALSYGKLVKKFPSAGSAYTYAQKAISPHVGFMVGWSSLLDYLFMPMINILLAKIYLEAIFPGVPSWIFVAVLVGLMTIFNLRGIKLVANLNSIIVVVQVAIMIVFLGLVINGVYHGEGAGTLVSSRPFWSDNAHVVPMITGATILCFSFLGFDGISSLSEETKDAEKVIPKAIFLTALIGGIIFIVVSYFVQLYFPDISRFKDPDASQPEIMLYVAGKFFQSVILVFSCVTVLASGMAAHAGVSRLMYVMGRDGVFPTRFFGYVHPKWRTPALNVLLVGAIALSAVSFDLVTATALINFGALVAFTFVNLSVISQFYIRDKMNRTVKDTFNYLILPVMGALTVGALWINLEASSMTLGLVWAAIGLIYLAFVTRSFRLPVPQASEDAA
- a CDS encoding glutamine synthetase family protein, producing MQTNSAAVEHFAQHHEERRSSAFQNEVAHYLERHPATQYVDILLTDLNGSFRGKRIPVSGLKKLEKGSYFPASVFAMDILGNVVEETGLGQELGEPDRICLPVPGSLTPSAADPEHIGQVLLTMLDEDGTPFDVEPRNVLNRVWQALRQRGLFPVAAVELEFYLIDRLRDAEGDLQPPCAPGTQERNTQSQVYSVDNLNHFAEVLNDIDALAKLQGLPADGAVAEASPGQFEVNLRHTDDILLACDHALALKRLVRLVAENHGMHATFMAKPYEDYAGSGMHVHVSMQDGAGNNLFADGEGEDSPLLKQALAGMITLMPASMALLAPNVNAYRRFQPGMYVPIQAAWGHNNRTVALRIPCGEPENHRVEYRVAGADANPYLVMAAILAGMLYGLDNALPLPEPVTGNGLEQEGLPLPIRQSDALYEFEHQHALTHYLGERFTQVYHACKTDELLQFERRVTETEIDWMLKNA
- the puuR gene encoding HTH-type transcriptional regulator PuuR; this encodes MSEASLAPGKRLSQIRQQLGLSQRRVAELSGLTHSAISTIEQDKVSPAISTLQKLLKVYGLSLSEFFAEPEAVDEPRVVIDAEDLIEIGSQGVSMKLVHNGSPTRNLAMMLETYQPGTTTGEKIKHQGEEIGTLLEGEIVLTINGQSYCLTAGQSYAINTGIPHSFSNTSARICRIVSAHTPTTF
- a CDS encoding sugar ABC transporter ATP-binding protein, yielding MSTATPSRLEMRNISIAFAGFNALQDVDFTLQGGSIHALVGANGAGKSTLMAILSGAHDHYRGEILIDGQPVAIHSPLQARRHGIHVVQQEVDVALIPTLSVAENIMLDWLNEPGHWLNWAELHRHAAQLLQQWALPLNPRRRLADCTLAEKQQVLLARALSHRCRFLVLDEPTAPLDRAESERLFNVVRRLQSEGIGIVFISHRIHELSDICDRLTVLRDGRRVSEDAMRGLNGEQVVEKMLGHRLDDIFPPPRPPHPERTLLQVEGLRDRHKLRDVSLRLHEGEILGIAGLAGAGKTELCKALFGAGAVQLERGELRGQPWAPRAPHLSVEQGLALVPEERRKEGIFIDEAIPMNLSVSADDSFSRWSLFNRRQELRWAREIMQRLNIRASGPQQRLARLSGGNQQKVAIGKWLRGDAEVLIFDEPTKGVDIKAKQELFSLIDGLARAGKGVIYASGEFAELIGLCDRICVLWDGRIVAELNAADIDEETLLLYSTGGTPA